The window AGGCGCATATCGCGCTGCATCTCGCGATACTGTTCGCCGAGATCGGTCAGCTGCAGCTCCCCTTTCTGGCGGCTCTTGCGTTGCCCCAAACTGACCGCCAGGATGGCCAACGCGGCGATGGCGAGCACCACCGTGGCGACCTTGGCCAGAAACAGGCCATAAACAGATATAAACTCCACAGATTCCGCCTTTATTTACAGGTTGTTAGTATGCTTATTTCCATTTTAGCCAACCGCAGCGGCTGCTGTCGCGGCTAAATGAAAATTCATTGCGCACAGAGCATCACTATGGGGACGATTTACGGCCGAACCAAGCCGCCACCGCCGCGCTTTTGTTACAAAAGAATGCCATTTCAGCCTGCTACGCATTGAAAATGCCTGCGGATTAAGGCATATAACACCCATTATTCATCAATATGATGAGACGGATTCGCTGCGCGGCCCGCAGACGGTCGAGCCTTCGCTCCCGCCCCGGCCGCGCGTTTCACCCTTGCTCCCCGATATCCGCGGGAGAACAGCCACCCAGGCGAGGATTTATCGTGCATTACCAACCCAAACAAGATCTGCTCGAACAACGTATCATTTTGGTCACCGGCGCCGGCGACGGCATCGGCCGCGAAGCGGCGCTGACCTACGCGCGCTTCGGCGCCCAGTTGGTGCTGCTGGGGCGCACCGAGAGCAAACTGCTGGCGGTACAACAAGAGATCGCAGCCCTGGGCGGCGCCCCGGCCCTGGTGGTCACGCTGGACTTGCTGCACGCCACTCAGGAGCAATGCCGGCAGATAGCCGACGATCTGGCGCGCCAGATCCCCCGCCTTGACGGCGTGTTGCACAACGCCGGCCTGCTCGGCGACATCGCGCCGATGGCCGACCTGTCGATAACCATGTGGCAAGAAGTGATGCAGGTTAACGTCAACGCCACCTTTATGCTGACTCAGGCGCTGCTGCCGCTGCTGCTGAAATCCCACGCCGGTTCACTGGTGTTCACCAGCTCCAGCGTCGGGCGTACCGGCCGCGCAGACTGGGGTGCCTATGCGGTGTCGAAGTTCGCCACCGAGGGCATGATGCAGGTGTTGGCCGACGAGTACAAAAACCGCAATCTGCGGGTGAATTGCATCAATCCGGGCGGCACCCGCACCAAAATGCGCGCATCTGCCTTCCCGCACGAAGACAAGAACAAGCTGAAAACCCCGGCCGATATCATGCCGCTGTATCTGTATTTGATGGGCGAAGACAGCCGCCGCAAAACCGGCATGAGCTTCGACGCGCAGCCGAACCGCAAACCCGGCGCAGCCGAATAATCAGGAGCGTTTCATGGCGGAAGATCGTCATCAACAGCGCCAGCAGCGCCTGAAAGAACAGGTCGATGCGCGCATCGCCGCGGCGCAGGACACCCGCGGCCTGCTGCTGGTGTTTACCGGCAACGGCAAGGGTAAAACCACCGCCGCCTTCGGCACCGTCACCCGCGCGGTCGGCCACGGCATGCGCGCCGGGGTGATCCAGTTCATCAAGGGCGAATGGCCCAATGGCGAAAAGAATCTGCTGCAGCAACACGGCGTTGAATTTCAGGTGATGGCCACCGGTTTCACCTGGGAAACGCAAAACAAGGCTGGCGACACCGCCGCCTGCCAGGCGGTGTGGCAGCACGGCAAACGCATGCTGGCCGACAGCGGCCTGGATCTGGTGCTGCTGGACGAAGTGACCTACATGCTGACCTACGGCTATCTGGAACTGGACGAGTTGAAGGAAGCGCTCCTACGGCGCCCTGCGCATCAAACGGTGATCCTGACCGGGCGCGGTTGCCATCGCGATCTGCTGGAACTGGCGGATACGGTCACGGAGATGCGGCCGGTGAAACACGCATTCGACGCGGGCGTGAAGGCGCAACAGGGGATAGATTGGTAACAAAACGTTCTGGCCCCGAACGGGGCCAGAATGGCGGGATTAGCTGCGTTTGCTTGGCTTGCCCGGTTTGCTGCCTGGCGCACTGCGGCGGCCGCTGCCGGCCACCTGCGAGTGGCGCTTGACCGCACGGCGGATCTGGTTGGCCTTCACGCGGCGGCGCTCACGCTCCACCGGCATTTTGCTGACCGTTTCCGGTTTCAACTCCACCAGCTCGCGCAGGTAGTTGATCGCCGGCAGATCCAGTTCGGCCCAGCCGCCGCGCGGCAGGCCTTTCGGCAGATCGATGTCGCCGTAACGCACGCGGATCAGGCGGCTCACCTGCACGCCCACCGCTTCCCACAGGCGACGCACTTCACGGTTGCGGCCTTCGGTCAGGGTCACGTTGTACCACTGGTTGAGGCCTTCACCGCCCTGGAAGCTGATGGTGCGGAAGGCGGCCGGGCCGTCTTCCAATTGCACGCCTTTGCTCAGCTGCTTCACTTTCGCATCGTCAACCTGGCCGAACACGCGCACCGCGTACTCGCGCTCCACTTCACGGCTCGGGTGCATCAGACGGTTGGCCAGTTCGCCATCGGTGGTGAACAGCAGCAGACCGGAGGTGTTGACGTCCAGGCGCCCTACCGCCACCCAGCGCGAACCGCGCAGCTTCGGCAGGCGATCGAACACCGTCGGGCGGCCTTCAGGATCGCTGCGGGTACACAGCTCGCCTTCCGGTTTGTAGTAAGCCAGCACCCGGCAAACCACCTCTTCGGACTCTTTGATCGACAGGACATGACCATCCAGACGGATTTTCATCGCCGGCGTCACTTCAACGCGATCGCCGAGCTTGGCGACCTTGCCGTCGACGCTGACGCGCCCGGCTTCAATCATGGTTTCGATTTCACGACGCGAGCCATGCCCGGCGCGCGCTAAAACTTTCTGTAACTTTTCGCTCATTGAGCAACCTCTAATGTCGCCTTCACAGGCGTCGGGGGGATACCGCCGCGGCCAACCGCCACAACGGTCATAATACGCTTATCAGGATCGAACCGCGCATTATACAGGCTTTCTAAGGTGTTGAAACCCACTTTATCGGCGGTGGCCCCCTTCAGACGGCGTTCACGGCGCCAAAAAATCCTCCACCGCCCACAGCACCGCGTCAGGCCGTTCCAGAATGCCGAGGTGCGTGCGGGCCTCCCCTAAACGCACCACGGAGAAAAACGGCTGCTCGGCGGCAAACGCCTGCTGTTGCCGCAGGTAGTCGTCGCGGCGATCCAACGAGTAGATGTGCCGGCACGGCGGCGGCGCGCTCATGCCCGCCAGGCGTTGCAGCGGCGAGCCGTATTGCCGATAGGCCTGTTCGATGGCCACGCCGGCGGCACGCCAGAGCCGGTAATCTTCCTGCGCCATCTCGACCTCCAGATGGCGTTTGACCCGATCGTGGCGGATGCCGCCCTGCCAGAAGTCGAACAAGGCGTCGCGCGCCGCCAGCCACTGCTGCGGCTGCTGCATGCGGCTCACCGCCGTAAAGAACGCCGGCTCCGGCTGCGTCATGATCCAGTCGAGAAACACCATGCCCCGCACCCGCTGCGGCAACGCTTCGGCCAACGCCACCGCCAGCCAGCTGGCGTGCGCCACCGACAGGGTGACCGCGTTATCCAAACGCAGCGCCGTCAGCAGTTGGCGCACATCCTCCAGCAAGTCGTCCGCCGTCAGCGACATCTCCGTGGCTTTTGACGACAGGCCATGGCCGCGCCAGTCGATGCTGATCACCCGATAGCGTTCGGCCGCCAGAGCGATGAACGGCTCAAACACGGTTTTCGGTTCGCACCAGCCGGGCAGCAACACCAACGTGAGCGGCCCTGAGCCGATATCCTGATAGTCGAGCATCATGTTGGCACTGTGAAATGCGGTCATATTACCTCCTGCGCGTCTCTCCCCGACCCGTTCGGGGAATACCGACGGGGATAAGGTGACAGCGCAGCAGGTATTGATCTATTGAAGTTCGTGCGGAAAGTCCCCTGGCCGCACCTTATGAAAAAATGCGCACTAATTGGAATGGGAACTTAATGGCGCACGCAGGGATAGGCGGCGCTTAACGCCAGCATGATCACCGACGGTGCGGAATAATGCAGTTGCTCAGGATGCTCGTTCAAATACTGCATCACCGCGTCGGCGGCTACGCCGATGCTCATCCCGGCTTCCGGGCAGATATTGCGATTGCCCTGCATGGAATAAGTATCGAATACGCCGGCGACGTATCCCATGAACATGCCGCCATTCAGCGCTTCGGCCACGGTGGCTTCACCGCTTTTATTTTTTACGTAACCGCCGGATTCCGCCAGCAAACCGCTGCCTGAATAAAACCCCGCATTTGCCATTGAGGAAAATAATAAGGCCGCTAAAAAAGAAACCTGTTTAATCATTGCTGCGCATCCTGCCCATTATCAATTCTGAAGTAGTCAAGAATAGCGGCTTTCACGCGAAATAGCCTCGCTTCAGCCGATTTTCAGACAATGGGCAGGGTGGCAACCTTTTACATCAGCGGAAAGGCGCCGCGTCGCCCGCCCCTTCGCGCACCACTTCCGGCGTGGATTCGGTCAGATCGATAACCGTGGTCGGCTGTTGGCCGAGGAAGCCGCCGTGGATCACCAGATCGACCACCTTGCCCAAATGATCGCTGATCTCTTCCGGATCCGACTCGGCAAAATCATTGCCCGGCAGCATCAGGGTGGTGGACATCATCGGTTCGTTCAGCGCCTCCAGCAGCGCCAATGCGATCGGGTTCGACGGCACGCGCAGACCGATGGTTTTGCGCTTTTCATTCATCAGGCGGCGCGGCACTTCTTTGGTCGCTTTCAGAATGAACGTGTAGTGGCCCGGCGTATTGTTTTTGATCAGGCGGAAGGCCGTATTATCGACGTGCGCATAGGTCGACAATTCGGACAGATCGCGGCACATCAGGGTAAAGTTGTGGTTGCCGTCCAGTTGACGGATGCGGCAAATGCGTTCCATCGCCGCCTTCTCTTCCAGCATGCAACCCAGCGCGTAGCCGGAATCGGTGGGATAAACGATCACTCCGCCCTTGCGCAGCACCTCGACCGCCTGGTTAATCAAACGCGGCTGTGGGTTGTCCGGATGAATATAAAAAAGCTGACTCATGACTTGCTCCTAAAATAATGCCCGCGCGCGTTGCCACGCGCGTAAAATCAGACCGCCTGGCCCGGTTGCGGCCAATCGCGCCACACTGGCTCGACGCCGCCCGGCAGCCACAGCTTGCGCCCCAGTTCGATCCACGAACAAGGTTGATGGAAATCAGAGCCTTGCGAGGCCAACAGGTGGTAGTCCTGCGCGTATTTCGCCAGCTGCGCGCGCTCATGCGGCGCCTGCTGACACTGCGCCACTTCCATGGCGTCGCCGCCGTGTTCGGCGAAATGCGCCAGCAAACGTTTCAACCACTTCGCGGTCAGATCATAACGGCCGGGGTGCGCTATCACCGCCTGGCCGCCCGATTGATGAATCGCATCAATGGCTTGTTCTATTGTACACCACTGCGGCGGCACGTAGCCGGTTTTGCCTTTGGCCAGATATTTCTTGAACACCTGCGCCATGTTGTCCGCCACGCCAATCTCCACCAGATAACGGGCGAAATGGCCGCGGGTCACCGCACCGGCCCCCGCCAACCGCTGGGCGCCGGCATAGGCGTCGGGAATGCGCGCTTTACCCAGACGTGCGCCGATCTCCTGCGCGCGCCGATGGCGACGTTCGGTTTGTTCCGCCAATAGCGCCACCAGCGCCGGGTGCGCGACGTCCACGCCCAACCCAACGATATGAATTTCATGATTTTCCCATAGCGTCGAGATCTCCACCCCGTTGACCAGCCGCAGCGGCAACGCCTGCTCCGCAATAGCGGCGGCGGCCTCAGCCAAGCCTGCGGTGGTGTCGTGATCGGTGATCGCCAGCACGCCCACGCGCATCTCTACCGCCCGCAGCACCAGCTGCGTCGGCGTCAGGTAGCCGTCGGAGGCGGTCGTGTGGCTGTGGAGGTCGTACAGAGTAAAAGCGATGGATGGGGGGTTACTGTCTGTCAAAACGGCTATCCGGCAATGGCTTGGTTTTCTATCATACCCGCGATCGGCGGCCGGACGGAAATCTATTCTGCGCCAGGCAGACGATGAATAGAATTCACGCTGACCGCTAAAACATTGTGCAAAAAGAGGGTTGACTTTGCCCTCACGAACCAGTTAACTAGTACACAAGTTCACGGCAACGGCCGTGTTGGATGAGAGTTAACAAAGAGAGTCTGCAAATGAACACATACATTTCTCTTCACGGTTGGTGGCGTACCTCCCTCTTGCGGGCGGTGTAATCGCGCATAGCTGTCATCTGACAATGCAGATTTCCTGAGCCCGCACCTGATGCGGGCTTTTTTATGGACAGAATTCACTGGAACCACCGATGATGAACACCAAACCACAACTGACATTGCTGAAGGCGCAAGCCAGCTACCGGGGCGATCCCACCACCCTTTTCCACCAGCTGTGCGGCGCCCGTCCGGCCACCCTGCTGCTGGAGTCGGCGGAAATCAACAGCAAACAGAATCTGCAGAGCCTGCTGGTCATCGACAGCGCGCTGCGCATTACCGCACTGGGCCACACCGTCAGCGTGCAGGCGTTGACCGCCAACGGTGCGGCGCTGCTGCCGCTGCTGGACGAAGCGCTGCCACCTGAAGTCCGCAATCAGGCGCGCCCCAACGGCCGCGAACTGACCTTCCCGGCGATCGACGCGGTGCAGGACGAAGACGCCCGCCTGCGTTCACTGTCGGTGTTCGACGCGCTGCGCACGCTGCTGACCCTGGTGGACTCCCCGGCGGACGAGCGCGAAGCCGTGATGCTGGGCGGCCTGTTCGCCTACGATTTGGTCGCCGGGTTCGAGGACCTGCCGGCACTGCGCCAGGATCAACGCTGCCCGGACTTCTGCTTCTATCTGGCGGAAACCCTGCTGGTGCTGGATCATCAACGCGGCTCGGCCCGT of the Serratia marcescens subsp. marcescens ATCC 13880 genome contains:
- a CDS encoding YciK family oxidoreductase; translated protein: MHYQPKQDLLEQRIILVTGAGDGIGREAALTYARFGAQLVLLGRTESKLLAVQQEIAALGGAPALVVTLDLLHATQEQCRQIADDLARQIPRLDGVLHNAGLLGDIAPMADLSITMWQEVMQVNVNATFMLTQALLPLLLKSHAGSLVFTSSSVGRTGRADWGAYAVSKFATEGMMQVLADEYKNRNLRVNCINPGGTRTKMRASAFPHEDKNKLKTPADIMPLYLYLMGEDSRRKTGMSFDAQPNRKPGAAE
- the cobO gene encoding cob(I)yrinic acid a,c-diamide adenosyltransferase gives rise to the protein MAEDRHQQRQQRLKEQVDARIAAAQDTRGLLLVFTGNGKGKTTAAFGTVTRAVGHGMRAGVIQFIKGEWPNGEKNLLQQHGVEFQVMATGFTWETQNKAGDTAACQAVWQHGKRMLADSGLDLVLLDEVTYMLTYGYLELDELKEALLRRPAHQTVILTGRGCHRDLLELADTVTEMRPVKHAFDAGVKAQQGIDW
- the rluB gene encoding 23S rRNA pseudouridine(2605) synthase RluB, whose product is MSEKLQKVLARAGHGSRREIETMIEAGRVSVDGKVAKLGDRVEVTPAMKIRLDGHVLSIKESEEVVCRVLAYYKPEGELCTRSDPEGRPTVFDRLPKLRGSRWVAVGRLDVNTSGLLLFTTDGELANRLMHPSREVEREYAVRVFGQVDDAKVKQLSKGVQLEDGPAAFRTISFQGGEGLNQWYNVTLTEGRNREVRRLWEAVGVQVSRLIRVRYGDIDLPKGLPRGGWAELDLPAINYLRELVELKPETVSKMPVERERRRVKANQIRRAVKRHSQVAGSGRRSAPGSKPGKPSKRS
- a CDS encoding alpha/beta fold hydrolase: MTAFHSANMMLDYQDIGSGPLTLVLLPGWCEPKTVFEPFIALAAERYRVISIDWRGHGLSSKATEMSLTADDLLEDVRQLLTALRLDNAVTLSVAHASWLAVALAEALPQRVRGMVFLDWIMTQPEPAFFTAVSRMQQPQQWLAARDALFDFWQGGIRHDRVKRHLEVEMAQEDYRLWRAAGVAIEQAYRQYGSPLQRLAGMSAPPPCRHIYSLDRRDDYLRQQQAFAAEQPFFSVVRLGEARTHLGILERPDAVLWAVEDFLAP
- a CDS encoding Rap1a/Tai family immunity protein translates to MIKQVSFLAALLFSSMANAGFYSGSGLLAESGGYVKNKSGEATVAEALNGGMFMGYVAGVFDTYSMQGNRNICPEAGMSIGVAADAVMQYLNEHPEQLHYSAPSVIMLALSAAYPCVRH
- a CDS encoding L-threonylcarbamoyladenylate synthase, yielding MSQLFYIHPDNPQPRLINQAVEVLRKGGVIVYPTDSGYALGCMLEEKAAMERICRIRQLDGNHNFTLMCRDLSELSTYAHVDNTAFRLIKNNTPGHYTFILKATKEVPRRLMNEKRKTIGLRVPSNPIALALLEALNEPMMSTTLMLPGNDFAESDPEEISDHLGKVVDLVIHGGFLGQQPTTVIDLTESTPEVVREGAGDAAPFR
- the rnm gene encoding RNase RNM, whose amino-acid sequence is MTDSNPPSIAFTLYDLHSHTTASDGYLTPTQLVLRAVEMRVGVLAITDHDTTAGLAEAAAAIAEQALPLRLVNGVEISTLWENHEIHIVGLGVDVAHPALVALLAEQTERRHRRAQEIGARLGKARIPDAYAGAQRLAGAGAVTRGHFARYLVEIGVADNMAQVFKKYLAKGKTGYVPPQWCTIEQAIDAIHQSGGQAVIAHPGRYDLTAKWLKRLLAHFAEHGGDAMEVAQCQQAPHERAQLAKYAQDYHLLASQGSDFHQPCSWIELGRKLWLPGGVEPVWRDWPQPGQAV